AGGTTATATGATTGTTCTCAAGCCACTTAATCATAATTGGATCTCAGagtaaaaaaaatagatttttattTAGTAGGTTGCTAGTAATATGTAGTAAAGGAAACTGCATGACTCAACAATTCATTATCACTAAAATGTTAGAGTTACATTAAAAAACGGAGAGTTTCCAGCCTAGAGTCTTTTTCAGGGCCTCTTTCACCTCTTTGTTCCTCAGACTATAGATTAGGGGATTCAACATGGGGATCACCAAGGAATATAACATGGACATTACTTTGATCTGGTATGCCGATAGGCTGGAGACGGGACCTAAGTACATGAAAATCAAAGTCCCATACAGAATGGACACAGCTGTTAGATGGGAAGCACAGGTGGAAAAGGTTTTGCATCTCCCTTCAGCGGAACGGATCCTCAGGATGGCAGCCGTGATGAATGCATAGGACAGGAGGATGGCCAGGATGGTGCTTATGATAATGATGCTGGCAAAGATGAAATGGACCGATGCTGCCACGTGGGTGGCCGAGGAGGAGAtagtgtggaggggagggatgtcACAGAAAAAATGATTGATAACGTTGGAGCCACAGAAGGACAAACTGAACAAGGCACTGGTGTGTGCTATTGCATTGACAGAAGCACAGAGATAGGAGTCGGCTACCAGAAGGATGCAGCTTTTCTTAGACATCAAAAAGGTATAATGTAATGGTTTACAAATGGCAACGAATCTATCATAGGCAATTACAGCCAACAGGTAAAGTTCAGCACTAGCGGCTAGGGAGAACAAGAAAAACTGGGTTACATATTCTGCAAACGATATCGCATTTTTGGCCAGAAGGTAGTTGACCATCATTTTAGGAGCAATGATAGAAGAATAACTGACATCTAAGAGAGACAGATTGCTGAGGAAAAAATACATGGGGGTGTGAAGTTGGGAACTCATCTTTATCAACAAGACGATGGACAGATTCCCCACCatagtgatgagatagatggcCCAAAACAGCAGAAAGATGATAAATTCTAAGTCTGGTTGGTCCGTAAATCCCAAAAGAATAAACTCGGTCACTCTGGTACAGTTCTTCTCTTTCATTTATTCCGTCGTGCCCCTTAAAACTAGGAAGAAGCAGTTCATCATTAGAATGGAACCAAATTCGGCCAGAGAGTTTGGAACTGTCTGTGACTCATTGGTCTTAACAGAATGTCCTTGCTGAGGTTATGCATCTTCTCTGAAAATCCTAGCAGCAACTGCATGCTTTATGAAACAAGAAAAGTGTTTGACTCACAGGATTTAAGCATGGGCAGGTTGGTATCTTCCTGCTCTCTTCGATATCGGCTCTCCTCAACAATTACTGTCTTTGGACCTTTCTTTGCCTTAAGGGAAAACTATAATTTAGAATCAGTACCCAGCTTGCACTGTGAAATCTCTAGGGAATAGGTGAGACTTTATTGTACTCCCAGATACTCTTGTAAGGCATTTTATGGGAAATAGCGGGAACCTGGAGCCTGGCCCACAGCAAATgacagagagcaggaggagggaaataAAAGCTGCAAGTGTCTGCTACTGTCACTACAAACTCAACCATCGGAACTGGAGAAGCAGACCCAGGAATGGCAGGGGAACACTTGGCTCTTGTGAGCAGcaactgtgctaataataataattctggtatttcttaagtgcttactatgtgccagccactgtactaagcactggggtagcaaattgggctggacacagttcctgtcccacgtggggctcacagtctcatctccattttacagatgaggtaactgaggcacagagaagtggagcaatttgcccaaggtcacacagcagataagcggtagagccggggttagaatacaatgaccttcttactcccgggcccaaactctatccactacaccatgctgcagagTCCGGAGcctgaggcaggagggaaggaggcagggaagtatAGGGTtcccagttagcgctcaataaatgcaaaggaataaatgaatgaatgaaaggaagctcTGAGTGAGCAGCTCAAAATCCTGATCTCTAAATACAAGTAATCCCAAAAGTGGGGTTGGAGAGATCTGCTTGGTGAGAGACAGACCCTGGCTACAATGTTGAAGACACACTTACAAACACATAAACACTCACAAACCCATACACACATACAGATAAAAAATAAACCCACTCTCCTCATAATGAAGGGAGGTTGCTTTCTTGCAAACTCTGGGTTAAAGAAAACTCTTATTGTAGTGTTCATTGTGGCTGGCACTGCTTGGGTCACattttcttccaacaccatgGTATGCTGTATTTTCAGACTCGCATAGTTggaagaacattctctaattccctaacagtgttctagccaaaacacacaGTGAAAACATGTGCTGTAGCAGAAATGAGTGCCCAGAGAAACACCCACATGCACAAAGAAAAAGTTAAAAAACACCCACGAACAAACACCCAGAGACAGAAAAACTCAAGGACACATAAGAATGTACAAATACCCAATCACAGATGCCCAGGGAGAAGCTCACACATTAAACAATCTATGGAGAGATTCTGAGAAATGTCCAGTTACATGCATGAACACGCACAGCTAGACATACCTGAACACACACAGAGATACACACCATTCATAAATGTGGGAAAAACACATAGATCTCCATCCCACCCCAACACTCCCAAGAAAACACATAAGGACACAAAAAAACCACAAGTAGGGAAGGCAACCCACAGACtgaaaaatacataaaaatgGATAACCTTAGTTACTGCAGGGAAACGAAGGGTAGATTATCAGGGAGCCAAAGGAAATCCCCAGTTCTAACACCTTCCTTCTTCaacattttttctccctctcataATTAAACATAAATTAAAtgctggaaggcagggaggaagtgTAGGGGGAGAGCTCATATCAtggaatatatataaatatttatatatttattatatatagCCACTTATTTAATAAATATTGACAAGGCATTAACTCTCAAGGAAGTTTCTTCACCCTAAGAGCTCATACTTCTCTTTGAACAAACAATAAAATCtgtaaacaaataccacaccctGGACACCTTCTATTTatcaacattaaaaaaagaaaagtgttgTATCTTTATTCTCACCTGATGAATCCAGGAGGTATCTAGGTTAAAGTAGATTGGAGATCCAAGCAGGCTTCAATTGCAATGGAGAAAAAAATGTTGCCCAAAGGATGAAAAACACAATGGAAGTGACATTCACAGATGGAAATGGAAGgatggtcatttcacttctgttggACAAATGGTGGTTTTCTCAAAACTTAATGGGAAGATGCTTCTAGCTTTATGTTCTGATTGGTGGAATTTTGTCggcgggggagcaggagggagtaagTCCCTAAGGCAGCTCTGTACTCCAGATCCCATTCCAGGAACTATTTGGAGTACCAGTTGTCCTTTGGGAGGATGGGAAAATGATTTACAACTGATTTTCCATCTCAtgggagtatgtgtgtgtgtggaaatgGGTTTTCtgaagatcctccctttccttctttcaaatAAATCAGCACAGCCAGAAAGCCCAAAGTATCAGAAGGCCTTGCGGGAAACATGTCCTTTGCAAGAAGATATAATGAAGGCAATATAGactaataattatatataatcaATATATCATAATTATATAAATGATATAATTCTGATTAATCCTATAGATGATGGAGgaacagaaagaaaacaaaattgtTCATCTGGTTTCAAAGCAAAATTCACACACCACTTTCCCTTAAGCCAATCATCAGCATCTGTCAGGGTCAGAACAGGCTTGGGGCCACTTAGGTCTTCAAACACCACTAGATTTTCCCTCTGGCATATCAAGGGATCATGAGCAAGGTGTGGGATTTATATGAAAATCCTCTCTGAAATCTTAAGCAAAAGTTTGTGTTCTGAGAAGCAGGGTTGTGGCAAACCTCCAAAGCAAGAAGTCTCTGTGTTCAGTAATTTGGATAATCTGGGCTCCCTGAAGACCACTTTTGTCAGCAACCTTATAGTATGGCTGCAAAATTGGACTTTTTTTCTTGAGTCTTTTCAGTTCCTTGCAACTCCTTTCCCTTTGAAACCTTCATACTGGAGTTGTAATAATGAGACCCGAGCTTCACTTTAGAatttcatttgtcagctgtatgaactagggcaaatcatttaacttctctgtggctcagtttccataactgtaaaat
This portion of the Ornithorhynchus anatinus isolate Pmale09 chromosome 3, mOrnAna1.pri.v4, whole genome shotgun sequence genome encodes:
- the LOC100084004 gene encoding olfactory receptor 1019-like, with translation MKEKNCTRVTEFILLGFTDQPDLEFIIFLLFWAIYLITMVGNLSIVLLIKMSSQLHTPMYFFLSNLSLLDVSYSSIIAPKMMVNYLLAKNAISFAEYVTQFFLFSLAASAELYLLAVIAYDRFVAICKPLHYTFLMSKKSCILLVADSYLCASVNAIAHTSALFSLSFCGSNVINHFFCDIPPLHTISSSATHVAASVHFIFASIIIISTILAILLSYAFITAAILRIRSAEGRCKTFSTCASHLTAVSILYGTLIFMYLGPVSSLSAYQIKVMSMLYSLVIPMLNPLIYSLRNKEVKEALKKTLGWKLSVF